Below is a genomic region from Rickettsiales bacterium.
TCGGCTGAGGCAAATTGAATAATCTCATTTCCGACTAACGCCGCGTTCGCACCATTGAGGAGTGCAGATTGCGTGGTGGATGCGAGCGTCCCGCTCCCCACCAAATTCACGGCCATTTCCGAACGGTTATCGAGGGTGGCAATACTGGTATCGCTCGCAGGCAGACTCAGCATCGTTCCGCAAATGGCTGGTTCATCCGTGCTCAGGCCAGAACGCCAGGATTGCCCCTCATCCGATGAACGATAGAGCAGAGCACCGCTCCAATCCTCGCCTTGAGCGCCCATGGCAACACGTAACGACGCTTGCATCACATCGTCGCCTGGTAGTAGTGCAATATCCAAGAGCTTCAACTTTGTTGCGGGTATGAGAACCGGCAGTACCGGCTCCTCCATCGTTTCGAGTTCAGCATATGCATCATAGGTAGCCGCCTCTTCCAAGATAGCACGCAGCTGAATTCCATAGCCCTCACCTAATGTAGTTTGCGTAATACGTACACTATGGCTAATGCCATCCATCTGCAGCGTGATAACATCCGACGGCTCCAGCGCCAGATAGCGCGGCGGCAATTCAAATGCGAATTGGGTACGGCCAGCCCACGCAGTATGCAGGCTGATTTCCGCCACTTGCTGTGCTTGCCCCTGCCCCATCACAATCGGGAAATTCAGCGTCGCTTTCTCCTGACTATCGACATGAATGCGTTGCGCAATTTGATGCCCCGTTTGGTAATGGCTAGAACGGTTGAGATAAATCACGCTGACCTGCTGCGGCAATTCCACCTCTTGCATGCGAGTGATATTAAGCAGCGATCGTTGATTCATCGCATCACCTGGCAGGAGGTTATCTTGCGAAATGGTAAGCTGTTCGGAACCGCCACGTGGCACGAATTTTACCCGCCCGTCCGATTCCACCACATCGAAGAAATAAGCCCCCATAAGAGATTCAATCGCCTCACGTACAGGCTGTTGGCGAGTGACTAAGAAACCCTCCACCGTACCTTGCAAGCGCGACACATCCACCTGCGAGCTATCCAGCCCCACCTGCTGACAGAGCTCTAATATAATCGCCGCAAGCCCGGAAACACCAAGTTTTCCGTTCACCCAATGGCCGGTTTTCCATAAATCACCATCGGCCCAAACAGAGCGCAAATCCGGCCAATAAGGGAATGGTCGTGCGTCCCATGTCCAGACAAAACGATTTGGCACCATGGTCGAACCCGCCCATGCCAGTTCGGTCGCAAGTAAGCCCTGCCGTTGCGCCGCTGGGTCGATTCGCCCTTGGCTAAAGTGCGGAAAGAAGCTCTCCGATGAGCTCGGATCGTAAAAGACATTCGGTTGATTGGAGGCGCCATCCACACTTGGGAAACCAAATTCCGTAAACCAGATGGGCTTACTTTCCGGCACCCAAGCTGTTGCAATGCTATCTGGATTCGTGTGGGTATTTTTCCACCAATAATCAATATTTTTCCATGCGAATTCTGGCGTAAGAGGCGTTTGAACCGTACGTTCAACATCCGAGTAATACCAGTCATAGCCCTCACCGCGCGTCCAACCATCGACCGCATCTTGCAAGCTGATAGAATCCGCAGATCCATCGGTCAGCGGGAAATAAGCATCGATACCGATCACATCAATATTAGGCGAGGCCCAGAGTGGGTCGAGATTATACCAACCGCCCTGGGTATGGTGATATTCGCTCCAATCTGCCGCATAGGTAAGGGTGGTGCCCGCCCCCATCACGCCCTTCACATAGGCGGCCAAGTTAACCAACTCATTGACGGCAGGGAATGTACCTACACCATCGGTGACTTTAGTCAGACCAATCATTTCGGAGCCAATGACAAAAGCATCCACTTTGTTTTTCGTCAAACTAGCGTAATGGCTGATGAACTCGTTATAACCATGTGTTTTTGTGAAAAAATCCGCAACATCAAGACTGCCGCCTGTCACGCGTCCACGCCACGGTTTTTCCGCCACATCCATAAAGAAGAGCGGATAGAGCATCACCTTAATACCGCGCGATTTCAGCTCATCAATCGTACGGATAAGTGCCGTATCAGAAGGAGTCCCGCCATATCGCGGCACGCCATCGATAAGGGTCATGAGGGGTGCAGTGCCCCGCGTATAGCCGGCCACACCCCATGTGTCGGGCGTGGTGCGTGCATCCCCTTTATATTCGACTGCGGGTTTGAGGGTGCAGTTTCCTGCATCCATATCATCGCCGAACCATGTCACAACGAGCCCGACCCATTCAAGATTCGGACAGGTCTCTAACAACTGATCGACGGCGACGAGCGCATTCGCTTTGCCTTGATTATTATGCATATTAATGCGTGCATCAAAGCCCGTTTGCGCGAATTCATCGCCCGCCTGCTCTCCGGATTGTTTGGCCTGCACCAACGTGTCATACACAAATTCGCCAGAGCCGGGGATCATGATCATCGACTTCAGGTGATGCTCTAACGGCACTTCATTTATCTCGTTTGGCAGTAATTTTCGCTTCACTTCAAACGTAAAATTGGGAATTCGATTACCGAAAGCGGCGAGTGGGAAATCTTCCACCACCAGATACGCCAACCCGCGATAAGCCGGCGTAAAATCCGCTCCTTCAAAGCTCTGAATCAGCGCATCTGGCAGTTGATCCTCGCTACCGTAATAAATGCGGTACGTGCCTTGCGAGAGATCCAACTGCGCCGCATCCGCCCAGATACGCTCAACGGAATCAACCTCGCCCTCACAAATCGCAATAGCGAGGCTCGCAAAATAGCTAAATTGCGTACTCGATTGTGTTGCACCGCCTCCCTTGCCTCCACTTTCCGTGGTAGTGGCCACTTCTTTCAAGGGACGCGCCCAGATAACGTTGCCTGCTAAACGGGCTGAACCGTAAATAAGCGGAATCGACTCACCATAGGTCGAAGTTTGCACCGAAAGCTCCTCTAATCGGCGACCT
It encodes:
- a CDS encoding glycoside hydrolase TIM-barrel-like domain-containing protein, with the protein product MASLVLGAVGSAVGANTFLGAGLGAALGRGAGGLIDNTLFGSSVHREGRRLEELSVQTSTYGESIPLIYGSARLAGNVIWARPLKEVATTTESGGKGGGATQSSTQFSYFASLAIAICEGEVDSVERIWADAAQLDLSQGTYRIYYGSEDQLPDALIQSFEGADFTPAYRGLAYLVVEDFPLAAFGNRIPNFTFEVKRKLLPNEINEVPLEHHLKSMIMIPGSGEFVYDTLVQAKQSGEQAGDEFAQTGFDARINMHNNQGKANALVAVDQLLETCPNLEWVGLVVTWFGDDMDAGNCTLKPAVEYKGDARTTPDTWGVAGYTRGTAPLMTLIDGVPRYGGTPSDTALIRTIDELKSRGIKVMLYPLFFMDVAEKPWRGRVTGGSLDVADFFTKTHGYNEFISHYASLTKNKVDAFVIGSEMIGLTKVTDGVGTFPAVNELVNLAAYVKGVMGAGTTLTYAADWSEYHHTQGGWYNLDPLWASPNIDVIGIDAYFPLTDGSADSISLQDAVDGWTRGEGYDWYYSDVERTVQTPLTPEFAWKNIDYWWKNTHTNPDSIATAWVPESKPIWFTEFGFPSVDGASNQPNVFYDPSSSESFFPHFSQGRIDPAAQRQGLLATELAWAGSTMVPNRFVWTWDARPFPYWPDLRSVWADGDLWKTGHWVNGKLGVSGLAAIILELCQQVGLDSSQVDVSRLQGTVEGFLVTRQQPVREAIESLMGAYFFDVVESDGRVKFVPRGGSEQLTISQDNLLPGDAMNQRSLLNITRMQEVELPQQVSVIYLNRSSHYQTGHQIAQRIHVDSQEKATLNFPIVMGQGQAQQVAEISLHTAWAGRTQFAFELPPRYLALEPSDVITLQMDGISHSVRITQTTLGEGYGIQLRAILEEAATYDAYAELETMEEPVLPVLIPATKLKLLDIALLPGDDVMQASLRVAMGAQGEDWSGALLYRSSDEGQSWRSGLSTDEPAICGTMLSLPASDTSIATLDNRSEMAVNLVGSGTLASTTQSALLNGANAALVGNEIIQFASAELIAAGKYKLTGLLRGRLGTEQAMAAHTIGERFVLLDERVLKDSDSSALIGLPRDYRSVTLGSTLGQVESVSFTHSGVGLKPYAPVHVKGIRDASGNLLIEWKRRSRAETNWRDLVDIPLNETSEHYEIDVLDGTDVVRILTRSTPQATYSEADQIVDFGAAQTSISLRIYQLSAAIGRGYATTLTL